The Bacteroides ovatus genomic interval TGTCGGTCTTCTTTTCTTGCCTTGGGGGATTATTCTCGGTCCGTTTCTAGGAGCGGTGATTGGTGAACTATTAGGAAATAAAGAGTTCTCGCAGGCACTCAAATCAGGTGTGGGCTCTTTACTCGGATTTATATTCGGAACTTTACTGAAGTTCGTTGTCTGCGGTTATTTTTGCTATCAATTTATCATAGGTCTTATTCGGTAACCTATTTGATGTTGTAAAACATTCGTAAGAATAACCTATCTATTGCCTTTACATAGAGTACTAAATCGATGTGTGTTCGTCTTTATTGAAGTAGCACATTGAGGTAGTACCATGAAAAAGACTTTTACTTATCTTTCTTTTATCATTTTCTTGGGGTGGTTTCCCTCGCTTTTTGCGGGAGAAATTTATGTATCCCTGCAGGGGAATGATAAGAATCCCGGGACAAAGGAAGCCCCGTTTAATACATTAAACCGGGCAATCAAGCAGGCTCGTGAATGGCGTAGACTAAATTGGCCGGAAGTAGCCGGAGGAATTTATATTCGTTTGGAAGAGGGTGTTTATGCCCAGCGCAATTCTCTGTTTCTTCGTCCGGAAGATAGTGGGACACCCGATTCTCCAACAGTGATTTGTGCAGTAGATGGGGCTCATCCTGTGATTAGTGGTGGAGTTGCTGTTACGGGGTGGAAGCGTGGATGTAATCATCCGGCAGTTCCTGAAAAGCTAAAGCAGAAGATATGGTCGGCAGAGGCTCCCCTAATAGGAAATAGAAGAGTAGAAACCCGGCAAATGTGGGTGAACGGTCATAAAGTTCAAAGAGCTGCGCAATTTCCTGACGGAGGATTGGAACGAATGATTGACTTCAATCCGGAAGAGCAGACAATTACGATCCCCGTTTCTCAAAGTGTAAATCCGGAAAGACTTCAAAATGCCGGTCAACTGGAAATGATTGTCCATCAACGCTGGGCAATTGCTATTTTGCGTGTGAAAAGTATAGACGCGAAAGACGGACAGGCTGTAGTTCGCTTCCATGAACCTGAAAGTCACCTAGAGTTTGCGCATCCCTGGCCGCAACCCGTCATCGGAGGAGAGAAAGGAAATTCTTCCTTTTGCCTGACCAATGCACTGGAATTGCTGGACCAACCCGGTGAATGGTTTCAGGAATATCCTTCCGGCACGATTTACTATTATCCGCAGGCAGGCGAAAATATGGAAACAGCTGAAGTGATTATCCCTGCCTTGGAAACTTTAGTGACCATAGACGGTACATTGTCCCGTCCGGTAAAGCATATACAATTTAACGGAATTACTTTTGCGCATACCTCCTGGATGCGTCCTTCTTTTCAGGGACACGTCACCTTGCAAGGGGGATTTCCTTTATTGGATGCCTATAAACTACAAGAACCGGGGCTTCCGGAAAAAGCGGAACTGGAGAACCAAGCCTGGATCACCCGTCCCGAAACAGCGATACGTGTAAGAGGTGCCGAGCATATTGATTTCAAGCATTGCACCTTCCGTCATTTATCGTCCACCGGACTGGATTATGAATGGGCCGTTACAGCATCGAGCGTCGAAGATTGTCAATTTACGGATATTGGAGGAACGGCTTTACTGGTCGGTGCATTTCCGGACGGAGGATTTGAGACGCACATTCCTTTTATTCCTGCTGACGTACGGGAATTATGTTCCCATATTACTATCAGAAACAATTTCATCAGTAATGTGACTAATGAAGACTGGGGATGTGTAGGTATCGGCGCCGGATATGTCAGAAACATGGATATTTCTCATAATGAAGTCTGCCATCTGAACTATTCAGGGATTTGTGTAGGCTGGGGATGGACATCGCTGGAGAGCGGAATGTGCAACAACCGGATAGAAGCAAACTATGTACATCACTTTGCCCGTCGGCTATACGATGCAGGCGGTCTGTATACTCTTTCCAACCAGCCGGGTTCCGTCATGCGAAATAATCGGATCGAACATTTAATCGAAGCCCCCTACGCTACGAATGACCGTGCTTTTTATATCTATCTGGATGAAGCTACGGACGGATATACAATGGAAAACAACTGGTGTCCCGCTGAACGTTTTGATTCGAACCGCCCCGGGAAAAAGAACGTGTGGAAGAATAACGGGCCTCAAGTGGCGGACAGTATTAAATACAAAGCCGGAAGAATAAAGCAAGATTGAAACAAATCAATGGATTAACATAGTCATCAATGTACTAGTATAGCAATCAATAAACTAATGTAATAATCATTAGAGCTAAACTAGTATGGTAATCATTCAAACTAATCTGATAATTATAGTAATCAATAAACGATATTTAATCAATAAAATAGATGAAACCAACGAACTATCACTTATTTGATTTCCTTGATTTCGATACCGAGTTATCAAGGAATGAGTCGCTTTGGAAAGCATACAAGCCAACGGCTGTTTATGAAAAGGAAGGAGATATTTACGTAACAGTTCCCTTTCAGAAGCAAAAGCTGGCTAACGATATGATGGCGGATACCGATGTTCCCCAGGAGGAATATACGTTAATCATCCGTCAGTATAACATCGGTATCACCCGCCTGTTTCTTGGCTTCGGTGATTATGTACTGACAGATGAGTCGGAAATGCTGCAATTCAGTGACCGGATTCAGAAAGTGCCCCTGTTTATAAAAGAACAAAAAGGAAAATGGATTCTTTCGACGGAGGACGGAACGAAGCGTGCCGTTATCAATGTGGAAGAGCCTCTATTAGACCGATGGAGCGAATTGCTTCCCGACCCTCAAGAAACGCTTGATATCACTTTATACCCTGACGGAAAGCGTGAAATCCGCTTGTCAGCCTACGACCATTTTTCGCCTCCCCGCTACGATGCGTTACCTGTTGCTTTTTGCAAACGCGACGGTCGGAAAGAACGTGCAACGCTTTCTTTTGAATGTAAGCCCGATGAATGTTTTGCCGGAACCGGAGAACGTTTCTTTAAAATGGACTTAAGCGGACAGACTTTCTTCCTGAAAAACCAGGACGGGCAAGGAGTCAATAACCGGCGTACTTATAAGAATATCCCCTTCTATCTATCTAGCCGCATGTATGGAACATTCTACCATACATGTGCTCATAGCAAGCTCTCGCTGGCCGGACATTCCACCCGTTCCGTACAGTTTCTAAGCGACCAGGCATTGCTGGATGTATTTGTAATAGGCGGTGATACGATGGAAGATATTCTTCGCGGTTATCGTGACCTGACCGGCTATCCGTCTATGCCTCCTCTTTGGAGTTTTGGCGTTTGGATGAGCCGTATGACTTATTTCAGTGCCGATGAAGTAGACGAAATATGCGACCGTATGCGTGCCGAACACTATCCCTGTGATGTAATTCATCTGGATACGGGCTGGTTCCGTACCGATTGGCTCTGCGAATGGAAATTCAATGAAGAACGGTTCCCCGATCCGAAAGGATTCATCGGGCGGTTGAAAAAGAACGGCTATCGTGTCTCTTTATGGCAACTTCCATACGTTGCGGAAAATGCAGAGCAGATTGATGAAGCCAGAGCCAATGATTATATAGCCCCATTGACCAAACAACAAGCGACCGATGGTTCCAACTTCTCCGCCCTGGATTATGCCGGAACAATCGACTTTACTTATCCGAAAGCAACCGAATGGTACAAAGGACTATTGAAACAACTCCTGAATATGGGAGTAACCTGTATCAAAACCGATTTCGGTGAAAACATTCACATGGACGCCCTCTATAAAGGTATGAAGCCGGAATTGTTGAACAACCTGTATGCCCTGCTTTATCAAAAGGCTGCTTACGAAATTACGAAAGAAGTGACAGGTGACGGCATTGTCTGGGCACGTTCCGCATGGGCGGGATGCCAGCGTTATCCTTTGCATTGGGGAGGCGATTCCTGTAGTTCTTGGGATGGAATGGCAGGTTCTCTGAAAGGTGGTCTGCATTTCGGTCT includes:
- a CDS encoding right-handed parallel beta-helix repeat-containing protein, giving the protein MKKTFTYLSFIIFLGWFPSLFAGEIYVSLQGNDKNPGTKEAPFNTLNRAIKQAREWRRLNWPEVAGGIYIRLEEGVYAQRNSLFLRPEDSGTPDSPTVICAVDGAHPVISGGVAVTGWKRGCNHPAVPEKLKQKIWSAEAPLIGNRRVETRQMWVNGHKVQRAAQFPDGGLERMIDFNPEEQTITIPVSQSVNPERLQNAGQLEMIVHQRWAIAILRVKSIDAKDGQAVVRFHEPESHLEFAHPWPQPVIGGEKGNSSFCLTNALELLDQPGEWFQEYPSGTIYYYPQAGENMETAEVIIPALETLVTIDGTLSRPVKHIQFNGITFAHTSWMRPSFQGHVTLQGGFPLLDAYKLQEPGLPEKAELENQAWITRPETAIRVRGAEHIDFKHCTFRHLSSTGLDYEWAVTASSVEDCQFTDIGGTALLVGAFPDGGFETHIPFIPADVRELCSHITIRNNFISNVTNEDWGCVGIGAGYVRNMDISHNEVCHLNYSGICVGWGWTSLESGMCNNRIEANYVHHFARRLYDAGGLYTLSNQPGSVMRNNRIEHLIEAPYATNDRAFYIYLDEATDGYTMENNWCPAERFDSNRPGKKNVWKNNGPQVADSIKYKAGRIKQD
- a CDS encoding alpha-xylosidase; its protein translation is MKPTNYHLFDFLDFDTELSRNESLWKAYKPTAVYEKEGDIYVTVPFQKQKLANDMMADTDVPQEEYTLIIRQYNIGITRLFLGFGDYVLTDESEMLQFSDRIQKVPLFIKEQKGKWILSTEDGTKRAVINVEEPLLDRWSELLPDPQETLDITLYPDGKREIRLSAYDHFSPPRYDALPVAFCKRDGRKERATLSFECKPDECFAGTGERFFKMDLSGQTFFLKNQDGQGVNNRRTYKNIPFYLSSRMYGTFYHTCAHSKLSLAGHSTRSVQFLSDQALLDVFVIGGDTMEDILRGYRDLTGYPSMPPLWSFGVWMSRMTYFSADEVDEICDRMRAEHYPCDVIHLDTGWFRTDWLCEWKFNEERFPDPKGFIGRLKKNGYRVSLWQLPYVAENAEQIDEARANDYIAPLTKQQATDGSNFSALDYAGTIDFTYPKATEWYKGLLKQLLNMGVTCIKTDFGENIHMDALYKGMKPELLNNLYALLYQKAAYEITKEVTGDGIVWARSAWAGCQRYPLHWGGDSCSSWDGMAGSLKGGLHFGLSGFAFWSHDVPGFHTLPNFMNSVVADDVYMRWTQFGVFTSHIRYHGTNKREPWHYPAIAPLVKKWWKLRYSLIPYIIEQSKLAIESGYPLLQALILHHPEDKLCWHVDDEYYFGNDFLVAPVMNSENRRDIYLPEGKWVNFFTGERLEGACWLKDVYVPLEEMPVYVRANAVIPIYPEDVDCTDEMDLSKSMALRIDNDYKGFWTMIDCGRKLINLV